In a single window of the Elaeis guineensis isolate ETL-2024a chromosome 4, EG11, whole genome shotgun sequence genome:
- the LOC105036478 gene encoding U-box domain-containing protein 44: MAEDWEGNYDSSSHSNENNHEQLHVEPIYEAFLCPLTKQIMRDPVTLENGQTFEREAVEKWFKECRDSRRKPICPLTLKELNSMDLNPSIALRNTIEEWTQRNETAQLDNACRSLTSGSSESDVLQALIFVAYICQKSRSSKHVVRNADLIPMISGMMKSSSRKVRCKALETLHIVAAEDKDNKEAIAAGDTIRTIVKFLSHEHSQEREEAVSLLYELSKSESLCEKIGGVNGAILILVGMASSKSENLLTVERAEKTLENLEKCEKNVRQMAENGRLQPLLTLLLEGSPETRLSMAAYLGELVLSNDVKVFVAQTAGSALVDIMRSGSKQARQAALKALNQISSYETSAKILIQAGILPPLMKDLFTVGANQLPMRLKEVSATVLANIVSSSAGIESILLGHDHQSLVSEDIVHNLLHLISNTGPAIESKLLQVLVGLTSSSTTVLNIVAAIKSSGATISLIQFVEAPQRDLRMASIKLLHHISPYMGQELADALCGTAGQLSSLIKVIAENNGISEEQSAAIGLLADLPERDSGLTRCLLDEGAFDIIISKVVRIRQGETRGSRFVTPFLEGLVRVLSRLTYILEDEPEIVSLAREHNLAALFTDLLQMNGLDRVQMVSATALENLSKQSKHLTRIPVVPEQGFCCSIFPCLSEQPVVTGLCRVHRGICSMNESFCLLEGKAVEKLVACLDHTNEKVVEAALAALCTLLDDGVDIEKSVMVLCDADGIKPILEILRENRTEILRQRAIWAVERILRTEDIAYEISGDQNVGTALVDAFRHGDYRTRQIAERALKHVDKLPNFSGIFPKMGV, encoded by the exons ATGGCAGAAGATTGGGAGGGAAATTATGATTCTAGTAGCCACTCCAATGAGAATAATCATGAACAGTTGCACGTTGAACCTATTTATGAGGCCTTCCTCTGCCCACTTACGAAACAAATTATGAGGGATCCTGTTACATTAGAGAATGGGCAGACCTTTGAGAGGGAAGCTGTTGAGAAGTGGTTCAAGGAATGCAGGGACAGTAGAAGGAAGCCAATTTGCCCATTGACACTGAAAGAACTGAATAGCATGGACCTGAACCCTAGTATTGCTCTAAGGAATACTATTGAAGAATGGACCCAAAGAAACGAAACTGCTCAGCTTGACAATGCTTGTAGATCTCTAACTTCAGGAAGCTCAGAAAGTGATGTTTTACAAGCTCTAATCTTTGTCGCATATATTTGCCAGAAAAGCAGGTCCAGTAAGCATGTTGTAAGGAATGCAGACTTGATACCTATGATTTCTGGCATGATGAAGAGTAGCAGCAGGAAAGTGCGATgcaaagcattagaaactcttcaTATTGTGGCTGCGGAAGACAAAGACAATAAG GAAGCTATTGCTGCAGGGGACACCATTCGTACAATTGTAAAGTTCTTGTCACATGAACATTCCCAGGAAAGAGAGGAAGCTGTCTCTCTTTTATATGAGCTTTCAAAATCCGAATCCCTATGTGAAAAGATTGGTGGGGTCAATGGGGCAATTCTTATACTGGTTGGGATGGCAAGTAGTAAATCAGAAAACCTTTTGACTGTTGAGAGAGCTGAAAAAACACTAGAGAATCtggaaaaatgtgaaaaaaatgtGAGGCAAATGGCGGAAAATGGTAGACTGCAGCCCCTTCTTACCCTGCTCCTTGAAG GTTCACCTGAAACACGGCTATCTATGGCTGCATACCTCGGGGAGCTTGTTTTGAGCAATGATGTGAAAGTATTTGTTGCCCAAACTGCGGGCTCAGCACTGGTTGATATCATGAGAAGTGGAAGCAAGCAAGCAAGACAAGCTGCTCTCAAGGCATTGAACCAGATCTCATCCTATGAAACAAGCGCCAAGATACTAATCCAAGCAGGCATTCTCCCTCCTCTCATGAAGGACCTTTTCACCGTTGGTGCCAACCAGCTCCCCATGAGGCTGAAGGAAGTCTCTGCAACAGTTCTTGCTAATATTGTGTCTTCAAGTGCTGGTATTGAGTCTATCCTGCTTGGTCATGACCACCAGAGCTTGGTCTCTGAAGACATTGTCCATAATCTATTACATCTCATCAGCAACACAGGTCCTGCAATTGAGTCTAAGCTCCTTCAGGTCCTTGTTGGACTAACAAGTTCTTCCACAACTGTTCTAAACATAGTCGCTGCCATCAAAAGCTCTGGTGCTACCATCAGCTTGATTCAATTTGTGGAAGCTCCACAAAGGGATCTCCGCATGGCTTCTATTAAACTCCTACACCATATTTCACCTTACATGGGTCAAGAGCTGGCAGATGCCCTTTGTGGTACTGCTGGCCAGCTCAGCAGCTTGATCAAGGTCATTGCAGAGAATAATgggatctctgaagagcaatcaGCTGCTATTGGGCTTCTAGCTGATCTTCCTGAGAGGGACTCAGGCCTCACTAGGTGTCTTCTGGATGAGGGGGCCTTCGACATAATCATTTCCAAAGTTGTCAGAATCCGGCAAGGGGAGACTCGTGGCAGTCGTTTCGTCACTCCCTTTCTTGAAGGGCTTGTAAGAGTTCTCTCAAGGCTGACATATATTCTGGAGGATGAACCTGAGATTGTATCCCTTGCTCGTGAACATAATCTTGCTGCACTTTTCACTGATCTTCTTCAGATGAATGGGCTTGATAGGGTACAAATGGTCTCTGCTACGGCATTGGAGAATCTCTCAAAACAGTCAAAACATCTAACAAGAATTCCAGTTGTCCCGGAGCAAGGATTTTGTTGTTCTATATTTCCATGTCTCAGTGAGCAGCCTGTTGTAACTGGGTTGTGTCGAGTCCACCGTGGGATCTGTTCTATGAACGAGAGCTTTTGTCTGTTAGAAGGGAAGGCAGTGGAGAAGTTGGTTGCCTGTTTGGACCATACAAATGAGAAGGTCGTGGAGGCTGCCTTGGCTGCCCTGTGCACACTGTTGGATGATGGTGTGGACATCGAGAAAAGTGTGATGGTGTTATGTGATGCAGATGGGATTAAACCAATACTTGAGATATTGCGTGAGAACCGAACAGAGATACTCAGGCAGCGAGCTATTTGGGCTGTTGAGAGGATTTTGCGGACAGAGGACATAGCTTACGAGATTTCAGGAGATCAAAATGTGGGGACAGCTTTAGTTGATGCTTTCAGGCATGGTGACTACCGGACAAGGCAGATTGCTGAACGAGCACTGAAGCATGTAGATAAGTTGCCAAACTTTTCTGGAATATTTCCTAAGATGGGAGTTTGA